From the genome of Xyrauchen texanus isolate HMW12.3.18 chromosome 22, RBS_HiC_50CHRs, whole genome shotgun sequence, one region includes:
- the LOC127662338 gene encoding mis18-binding protein 1-like — protein MLRKPNTTSHPLEDYFTVLQVPKLGDMITPVKTMPKTGHIWAASVTGSGRKLSKQDMVLNSTAQGAEEHSPNIPCELSSINATAVVSPGNADLMLKRAPETPAKIFARMKAKVQGQNAVGNEVASESARNQEKCNSVPSSTKTQYLQTSNANQDTYFLAISPPQSPRGDPQDGEMDFPKENHPINFEKVPGRPNEMFDTESLIEPHVLLEKIPEEMFAGMMAKRKQFPEMNLVNRNRQPYVLLERVLSSETLAQFQQKPVSYCSSSKDIKNRGGCAVFGEMSNLTDSVEKDATEERSKIEVFSSPESDTFCQSDCQSECTELVPGPVQPPHNLLVDPLLQISPHVLIPRKQASVFQSKRQARQMDAALDDGTNVRGIHLKDWVLKLLNRDLVVDGIRIDTKIPWHSSFITERISNNVLKTASGRIYVLIGRMAKHPNPSFPSWFLKKFLFGFPKMWKEDLGQFLNDHAGSQKIHKDNNSAKPPKVKSQHPSKKSTSKQPRLQVITTTPITPTDSILQGSAKVSRSGRLIKPPLEYWKGGRIVMDSNMNVTILEDYASSVASTPKKPVTMATKQITKEKSILPETLEKGRHNTSSSEDELSLPRRKIKQNSKSQKTVPSQSNSPSTERTTAPYKSTRVRRASPVVAYCSNSGHAAKQQAIEHSRPQRTSLRKQQSSSREENAACSGSGMTEKYTKADLVNSTSDQHVHCPPVHAMSSDEQNTGIENDQRTVYNSKSSQKQSQGELLSMPHADSDNSSLRRSSCISSRVQYSTDSNSSFASPDPPKRRIGRGSIDRKQLTIPHKIEMLASVPQNSACHKKQNEQDLVRVSRRPKKNTKIYLDDFLVGDSVDLPSNDKERGQQDKKAVLKKPKQNKDSGKSELKTNGHLFSSTDMHYEQSEDKESVQHNVPNRRSKKSDTEKANTRSKNLEKLNNNVNEQDALDGKWMEEELQKLQKAVNSLPMHKSGYWGNVAYFVGTRSAEECQEQYNAHQKTNRRPRKRPQKKPTTIEEPGKEVVEITARAGTLKRRQQMRHFLDHMPKDDHDDVFASSPIHNKQIKLPVMSANGDEEDFCQLQDPQTPSSSILSAVRTPQCLHISPGMLGSINKNNMDKYIFHLQNKRKGRKQGKKAAPMDKLSPTPAVKKTLKRCVAEDDDFVVWNMLSDKERGDDRDEEDDYFMEYC, from the exons ATGTTGCGAAAGCCA AACACAACGAGTCATCCATTAGAAGACTATTTCACTGTTCTTCAGGTCCCTAAACTTGGTGACATGATTACTCCAGTCAAAACAATGCCTAAAACAGGCCACATTTGGGCAGCTAGTGTAACTGGGTCAGGCAGAAAACTTTCAAAGCAAGACATGGTGCTGAACTCCACAGCTCAGGGTGCTGAAGAACACAGCCCAAATATCCCTTGTGAACTCAGCAGCATCAATGCTACTGCAGTGGTTTCCCCTGGCAATGCTGACCTGATGCTGAAAAGGGCCCCTGAGACACCAGCAAAGATTTTTGCAAGAATGAAGGCAAAAGTTCAAGGGCAAAATGCTGTGGGGAATGAGGTAGCCTCAGAGTCTGCAAGAAACCAAGAGAAGTGTAACAGTGTCCCCTCGAGCACCAAGACTCAGTACTTACAAACAAGTAACGCCAACCAAGACACATATTTTTTAGCCATCTCTCCTCCACAGTCACCGAGAGGAGATCCACAGGATGGAGAGATGGACTTTCCAAAAGAAAATCATCCCATCAATTTTGAGAAAGTGCCTGGCAGGCCAAATGAAATGTTTGACACAGAGTCATTGATTG AACCGCATGTTTTGCTGGAGAAGATACCAGAGGAGATGTTTGCTGGGATGATGGCAAAGCGAAAGCAATTTCCAGAGATGAATCTTGTCAATAGAAACAGAC AGCCTTATGTGTTGTTGGAGAGGGTGCTTTCTAGTGAGACATTAGCTCAATTTCAGCAGAAACCTGTCAGTTATTGCAGCAGTTCAAAGGACATCAAAAATAGAG GTGGTTGTGCTGTATTTGGTGAGATGAGCAATTTGACGGATTCAGTAGAAAAAGACGCCACGGAAGAGCGCTCAAAAATTGAAGTTTTCAGTAGTCCTGAGTCTGATACATTTTGTCAATCAGATTGTCAGTCAGAGTGCACAGAATTGGTCCCAGGACCTGTTCAACCCCCTCATAATCTGCTAGTGGATCCTCTTCTGCAGATCTCTCCCCATGTTTTGATCCCACGAAAGCAAGCATCTGTGTTTCAGTCTAAACGACAAGCTAGACAAATGGATGCAGCTTTGGATGATGGAACCAAT GTGCGAGGAATTCATTTAAAAGACTGGGTTTTGAAATTGCTCAACAGAGACCTTGTGGTTGATGGTATTCGCAT AGACACTAAAATACCCTGGCACAGCAGTTTTATCACTGAAAGAATCTCAAATAATGTGCTTAAGACGGCATCCGGCAGAATATATGTGCTTATTGGGAGAATGGCCAAACATCCCAATCCAT CATTTCCATCCTGGTTTTTAAAGAAGTTTCTTTTTGGGTTTCCAAAAATGTGGAAGGAGGACCTGGGTCAGTTTTTGAATGATCATGCTGG atctcaGAAAATTCATAAAGACAACAACAGTGCGAAACCTCCTAAAGTCAAAAGTCAACACCCTTCTAAAAAGTCAACGTCCAAACAACCCAGGCTTCAAGTCATTACAACAA CTCCAATCACTCCCACTGACAGCATACTACAGGGCAGTGCAAAAGTGTCACGCAGTGGCCGACTCATCAAACCTCCTTTAGAATATTGGAAAGGAGGGAGGATTGTTATGGACTCTAACATGAATGTCACCATCCTTGAAGACTATGCTTCCTCAGTGGCATCCACG CCCAAGAAGCCAGTAACTATGGCAACAAAGCAAATCACAAAGGAGAAATCAATCCTACCTGAAACTCTGGAAAAAG gGAGGCACAATACATCTAGCAGTGAAGATGAATTGTCTCTACCTAGAAGAAAGATCAAGCAGAATTCCAAATCTCAAAAGACGGTACCATCTCAGAGCAATTCACCTTCAACAGAGAGAACCACTGCACCATATAAATCTACCAGAGTTCGGAGAGCTTCCCCTGTGGTGGCCTATTGCTCTAACTCAGGCCATGCAGCAAAACAGCAAGCTATTGAACATAGCCGGCCTCAAAGGACCTCACTCAGGAAACAACAGTCAAGTTCTAGAGAGGAAAACGCTGCATGTTCAGGATCAGGAATGACTGAGAAGTACACAAAAGCTGATTTGGTTAATTCTACATCTGACCAGCATGTGCATTGCCCACCTGTACATGCAATGTCCTCAGATGAACAGAATACAGGCATTGAGAATGATCAGAGGACAGTGTACAACAGCAAGTCGTCCCAAAAACAAAGTCAGGGTGAACTGCTCTCCATGCCACATGCTGACTCAGACAACAGTTCCTTACGACGAAGTTCTTGCATAAGTTCCAGAGTACAGTATTCCACAGACTCGAACAGCTCTTTTGCATCTCCAGACCCTCCAAAGAGGCGTATAGGAAGAGGCTCCATTGACCGTAAACAGCTAACAATACCTCATAAAATTGAGATGCTTGCCTCTGTACCGCAGAATTCTGCCTGTCACAAGAAACAAAATGAACAAGATTTAGTGAGAGTTTCACGTAGaccaaaaaagaacacaaagatATATTTAGATGATTTTTTGGTCGGAGATTCTGTTGACTTACCCTCTAATGATAAAGAGCGAGGACAGCAAGACAAGAAGGCTGTATTAAAGAAGCCAAAGCAAAATAAAGATTCCGGTAAATCTGAACTCAAAACAAATGGACACTTGTTTTCCTCAACGGACATGCATTATGAGCAGTCAGAAGATAAGGAAAGTGTTCAACATAATGTTCCAAACAGAAGATCAAAGAAATCTGACACAGAAAAAGCAAACACCAGAAGCAAAAATCTAGAAAAATTAAACAACAATGTGAATGAACAAGATGCATTGGATGGAAAATGGATGGAAGAAGAGCTACAAAAACTACAAAA GGCTGTGAACTCATTACCCATGCACAAGAGTGGTTACTGGGGAAATGTTGCCTATTTTGTTGGCACCCGTTCAGCTGAAGAGTGTCAGGAACAGTATAATGCCCATCAGAAGACAAACAGAAGACCCAGAAAAAGACCACAGAAGAAACCAACTACAATTGAGGAACCAG GAAAGGAAGTTGTTGAAATAACTGCTAGAGCAGGAACGCTTAAAAGGAGACAGCAGATGAGGCATTTCTTGGATCACATGCCCAAAGATGACCATGACGACGTCTTTGCTAGCTCACCTATCCACAATAAACAAATCAAG TTGCCAGTTATGTCTGCAAATGGAGATGAGGAAGATTTCTGCCAACTTCAGGACCCTCAGACACCGAGTTCTAGCATCTTATCTGCAGTGAGGACCCCTCAGTGTCTGCACATCAGCCCAGGAATGCTGGGATCCATTAATAA gaATAACATGGACAAGTACATTTTCCATCTTCAGAATAAACGAAAGGGACGGAAACAGGGCAAAAAGGCTGCACCAATG
- the im:7136021 gene encoding uncharacterized protein im:7136021, with protein sequence MAVIQLPEEIWMDVFGFLSSRDKLSVRSSCKAFKRLIDHWSLWKNNVVVLKKIGAYDAHFWRTLGKRKTKSIVMQKATVNELQKLVTWLPWICSVTLVLCCDATALAKLGSLKHLRRLVIRQCRCTRLANSLLSLKRLTHLCLCEVERASISEISVAISQLVDLTTLYYHEDKNPIPKTVLHGMLRCLPNLKHLSLRMGPKYGILPDDYFCLRKECRSQEMGAEVSLTSLELLNYEDPCLSTAAFSGLSSLTKLTVHYKGWLVDPNLCCLTDWLLELPLLSELNVSLGYPLSVYAKSIPRTVQYLSLMGVKAELNAVRIMGEQVPDLLHLHLDLCCHDSCDIIKEMPQIFPKLQTLKVRHHDVPASLFLGLQDLPRLKQLVILDATQSPSPTVLNLTQELNVQTNNRIRVLHSSGPKDQTTCTCGF encoded by the exons ATGGCCGTAATTCAGCTCCCGGAGGAGATTTGGATGGACGTGTTTGGCTTTCTCTCCAGTCGTGACAAATTGAGTGTTCGTTCAAGCTGCAAAGCCTTTAAGAGACTGATCGACCATTGGTCCTTATGGAAAAACAATGTTGTTGTCCTAAAAAAGATCGGAGCGTATGATGCGCATTTCTGGAGAACTCTTGGTAAAAGGAAAACGAAGTCCATTGTGATGCAGAAGGCAACTGTAAACGAGTTGCAGAAACTTGTGACTTGGCTGCCGTGGATCTGTTCAGTTACTCTGGTTCTGTGTTGTGATGCCACTGCTCTGGCGAAACTGGGTTCTTTAAAACACCTTAGAAGGCTTGTTATCCGCCAATGTCGCTGCACGAGACTCGCCAACTCGCTTTTATCTTTGAAACGGCTGACACATCTCTGCTTGTGTGAGGTCGAGCGAGCCTCAATATCGGAGATTAGTGTTGCCATTTCACAACTTGTCGATCTGACCACCCTATACTACCACGAAGATAAAAATCCCATCCCTAAAACTGTTCTTCATGGCATGTTGAGGTGTCTGCCTAACTTAAAACACCTTTCCTTAAGAATGGGGCCAAAGTATGGGATCCTACCTGATGACTATTTTTGTCTCCGCAAAGAATGCCGTAGTCAAG AAATGGGTGCCGAGGTCAGCCTGACCAGTCTGGAGCTGCTGAACTATGAAGACCCTTGCCTCTCCACTGCTGCCTTTAGTGGGCTATCCTCCTTGACAAAacttactgtacattataaagGGTGGCTTGTAGATCCAAACCTTTGCTGCCTCACAGATTGGCTTCTAGAGCTCCCTTTGCTCTCAGAGCTCAATGTTTCTT TAGGGTACCCACTCAGTGTCTATGCTAAATCAATACCCAGGACGGTGCAATATTTGTCTCTCATGGGAGTGAAGGCAGAGTTGAATGCAGTCCGGATCATGGGGGAGCAGGTGCCAGATCTTCTGCACCTTCATTTGGATCTGTGTTGTCATGACAGCTGTGATATAATAAAAGAAATGCCACAGATATTCCCCAAGCTGCAGACCCTAAAAGTGAG GCACCATGATGTTCCAGCGTCATTGTTTCTTGGACTTCAGGACCTGCCCCGACTTAAGCAGTTAGTGATTTTGGATGCTACTCAAAGTCCTAGTCCTACTGTCCTGAATCTGACTCAAGAGCTTAATGTTCAGACAAACAACAGAATCCGTGTGCTTCATTCCTCAGGACCAAAGGACCAAACCACTTGCACTTGTGGTTTTTGA